A genomic window from Gemmatimonadaceae bacterium includes:
- a CDS encoding DNA polymerase IV: MTARRILHADADAFFVAVARMADPDGAGRAPLLIVGGRPGGRGVVCSASYETRAYGVRSAMPIAQALRLCPDAMCVPVPRGACSAASKAIAAVLGRFTPVVEGASIDEWYLDLTGTEALHGHETLEQTAARIRNDVHRETGMWISLGGGSSKLVAKLAAERAKPRPGTTATGVYVVPAGAEQDFLKGLALAEIPGVGPKLQVKLKGLGLERVTDVLPHDRATLARWLGRRPAEWLWARVRGIHTAPVEARGAAKQISRESTFARDVSDNVQLAAHLRALVAKAAAELRDERLAARSVTVKLRDADFTTRLASRSTAEPLESDRAIGDVAVQLLTKLRTARRHPARLVGVALGGLGPARDAEQLGLFAGPTGTVERAEDRALAKAMDQVRSRFGDGAIRAASTPVRRAP; this comes from the coding sequence ATGACCGCCCGCCGCATTCTCCACGCCGACGCCGACGCGTTCTTCGTCGCGGTGGCGCGGATGGCGGATCCCGACGGCGCCGGGCGCGCCCCACTGCTCATCGTCGGTGGCCGGCCCGGCGGACGCGGCGTCGTCTGCTCGGCATCGTATGAGACCCGCGCCTATGGCGTGCGCAGCGCGATGCCCATCGCGCAGGCCCTGCGCCTCTGCCCCGATGCGATGTGCGTGCCCGTGCCTCGCGGCGCCTGCAGCGCTGCGTCCAAGGCGATTGCGGCCGTGCTCGGCCGATTCACGCCCGTCGTCGAAGGCGCCAGCATCGACGAGTGGTACCTCGACCTCACCGGTACCGAGGCCCTGCACGGCCACGAGACGCTCGAGCAGACCGCCGCGCGCATTCGCAACGACGTCCACCGCGAGACGGGAATGTGGATCTCGCTCGGCGGCGGCAGCTCCAAGCTCGTCGCCAAGCTGGCCGCCGAGCGGGCAAAGCCGCGACCGGGCACCACCGCTACCGGCGTGTACGTGGTGCCCGCAGGCGCCGAGCAGGACTTCCTCAAGGGCCTCGCCCTGGCCGAGATTCCAGGCGTCGGGCCCAAGCTGCAGGTCAAGCTCAAGGGACTCGGCTTGGAGCGCGTGACCGACGTGCTCCCGCACGACCGCGCGACGCTCGCGCGTTGGCTCGGGCGCCGTCCGGCCGAATGGCTCTGGGCCCGCGTGCGCGGCATCCACACCGCGCCGGTGGAAGCGCGCGGCGCGGCCAAGCAGATCTCGCGCGAGAGCACCTTCGCCCGCGATGTCTCCGACAACGTGCAACTTGCGGCGCACCTCCGCGCCCTTGTGGCCAAGGCGGCCGCCGAGCTGCGCGACGAGCGCTTGGCCGCGCGCAGCGTCACGGTCAAGCTCCGCGACGCCGACTTCACCACGCGGTTGGCGAGTCGCAGCACTGCCGAGCCGCTGGAGAGCGACCGCGCAATCGGTGACGTCGCCGTGCAGCTCTTGACCAAGCTCCGCACCGCGCGACGCCATCCGGCGCGACTGGTGGGCGTCGCATTGGGCGGACTCGGCCCTGCCCGCGACGCCGAGCAGTTGGGCCTGTTCGCTGGCCCGACCGGCACCGTCGAGCGTGCCGAGGACCGCGCCTTGGCCAAGGCAATGGACCAAGTGCGCTCGCGCTTCGGCGACGGCGCCATCCGCGCCGCCTCAACGCCAGTGCGTCGCGCACCGTAG